DNA sequence from the Catharus ustulatus isolate bCatUst1 chromosome 7, bCatUst1.pri.v2, whole genome shotgun sequence genome:
ggggatggggatggggatggggaaggggatggggaaggggaagggatggaggcGGACGGAATAAGGAGCCCAGACCTGTTGCCATCACAGCACGCTTTACTTCGGCAGCCGCGGGCGGCCGGACGggaccgggccgggccgggccgggctgggacGGGCCGGGATGGGCGGCTCCGGCCACCCCGAGCATGTCCCGACCTCCGGCACGCCGGATCCATCGGGctgctgtttttttcagaaggaaaagctgggagCCGAGCCCGGGAGGGCTCAGCGCTGCGGTCAGTACGGCCCCACCACCACCGCCTCCACCTCCTTGGACGGGCGGCGGTCCTTGACCAGAAAGTTGATCATGCCCTCGGACTTGATGAGGAGGTTGCAGCCGAGGAAGAAGATGCCGAACACCACGGTGAGGGCCAGCACGCACATGACGGCGATCTGCACCACCCGCATGATGTACAGGCTGCGCTCGTCGCCCGCCGCGCCGCTGCCGTCGGTCACCACGGAGGCGGCGGTGCAGCAGCGCAGCGCCCGCTCCAGCTCCAGCGCCGCTCCCC
Encoded proteins:
- the LOC116999002 gene encoding protein reprimo-like, with the translated sequence MSKGLNGSSAAAGLLAGAGGAALELERALRCCTAASVVTDGSGAAGDERSLYIMRVVQIAVMCVLALTVVFGIFFLGCNLLIKSEGMINFLVKDRRPSKEVEAVVVGPY